A portion of the Calothrix sp. 336/3 genome contains these proteins:
- a CDS encoding tetratricopeptide repeat protein, with protein sequence MKFVGRDEELEELHKLLQENNQVAIAAILGMGGLGKTELALQYAMTQRENYKGGLCWLQAKVEDFGVQVVQFARTQLDLKPPEDFDLPTQVQYCWRNWREGNVLLVVDDLTDYQQIRPYLQGASSRFKVLMTTRKKLGAGIKQLSLDVLQPDAALELLRSLLAETPGRIERELDVAKQLCEWLGYLPLGLELVGRYLARKQDLSLSKMMQRLEKKRLEQDALDKPDADMTAQRGVQAAFELSWEDLAEDDQLLGCVLSLFATAPIPWNLVEQCLPDKDEEDLEKIRDNKLLYLHLLQRKGEGIYQLHPLLREFFQSKFTGLEQAEEFKRSFCQVMVAVAKKIPETPTLEEINAVSLAIPHIAEVANNLIQYVSDEDLIWHFVGLANFYEGQGLYTQAEPWRKQCLSTVQNRLGDNHSDVASSLNNLAYLYNSQGKYDQAEPLFFQALELRQRLLGENHPDIASSLNNLALLYNSQGKYDQAEPLFFQALELRQRLLGENHPDVATSLNNLALLYYSQGKYDQAEPLFLQALELYKRLLGNNHPLVATSLNNLAYLYNSQGKYDQAEPLFLQALELRQRLLGDNHPHFAQSLNNLALLYNSQGKYDQAEPLFLQALNILERSLGENHPNTVRVRENLADLRDHL encoded by the coding sequence GTGAAATTTGTCGGACGTGATGAAGAACTGGAAGAACTCCATAAACTTTTGCAAGAAAATAACCAAGTAGCCATTGCAGCTATTTTGGGAATGGGTGGACTGGGTAAAACAGAACTCGCCTTGCAATATGCCATGACTCAGCGCGAAAACTACAAAGGTGGACTGTGCTGGTTACAGGCGAAAGTTGAGGATTTTGGCGTTCAAGTGGTGCAGTTTGCCAGAACTCAGCTTGATTTAAAGCCACCAGAAGATTTTGATTTACCTACACAAGTACAATACTGCTGGCGGAATTGGCGTGAGGGTAATGTGCTGCTGGTTGTGGATGATCTCACAGATTATCAGCAAATCAGACCTTACCTACAGGGCGCATCTTCCCGATTTAAAGTGTTGATGACTACCCGCAAAAAGTTGGGTGCAGGCATCAAGCAATTATCTTTAGATGTATTACAACCAGATGCAGCGTTGGAGTTGTTACGGTCTTTGCTGGCAGAAACACCAGGGCGAATTGAGAGAGAATTAGATGTAGCAAAACAGTTGTGCGAATGGCTGGGGTATTTGCCTTTGGGTTTAGAGTTGGTGGGGCGATATCTGGCGCGGAAACAGGATTTATCCCTCTCGAAAATGATGCAGCGTTTAGAGAAAAAGCGATTAGAACAAGATGCACTGGACAAGCCAGATGCTGATATGACAGCACAACGCGGAGTGCAAGCCGCCTTTGAGTTGAGTTGGGAGGACTTAGCAGAGGATGATCAGTTATTAGGCTGTGTACTCAGTTTATTTGCAACCGCACCCATACCCTGGAACTTAGTAGAACAGTGCCTACCAGACAAAGACGAGGAAGATTTAGAAAAAATTCGAGATAATAAGCTGCTGTATCTGCATCTACTCCAGCGCAAAGGTGAAGGAATTTATCAACTACATCCCCTACTGCGGGAATTTTTCCAATCTAAGTTTACAGGTTTAGAGCAAGCAGAGGAATTTAAGCGATCGTTTTGTCAGGTAATGGTAGCAGTTGCTAAAAAAATTCCTGAGACTCCTACCCTTGAAGAAATTAACGCTGTTTCCCTTGCCATACCACACATAGCTGAAGTAGCAAACAATCTCATTCAATATGTCAGTGATGAAGATTTAATTTGGCATTTCGTTGGCTTGGCTAACTTCTATGAGGGACAAGGGTTATATACCCAAGCCGAACCTTGGAGAAAACAGTGTTTATCAACAGTACAAAACCGCTTGGGAGACAATCACTCCGATGTCGCCTCCAGCCTTAACAATTTGGCATATCTCTACAATTCCCAAGGAAAGTACGATCAAGCCGAACCTTTGTTTTTCCAAGCTTTAGAACTCAGACAACGCCTGCTGGGAGAAAATCATCCCGATATCGCCTCCAGCCTTAACAATTTGGCATTACTCTACAATTCCCAAGGAAAGTACGATCAAGCCGAACCTTTGTTTTTCCAAGCTTTAGAACTCAGACAACGCCTGCTGGGAGAAAATCATCCCGATGTCGCCACCAGCCTTAACAACTTGGCATTACTCTACTATTCCCAAGGAAAGTACGATCAAGCCGAACCCCTGTTTCTCCAAGCGTTAGAACTCTATAAACGTCTGCTGGGAAACAATCATCCCCTTGTCGCCACCAGCCTCAACAACTTGGCATATCTCTACAATTCCCAAGGAAAGTACGACCAAGCCGAACCCCTGTTTCTCCAAGCTTTAGAACTCAGACAACGCCTGCTGGGAGACAATCATCCCCATTTCGCCCAAAGCCTTAACAACTTGGCATTACTCTATAATTCCCAAGGAAAGTACGACCAAGCTGAACCCTTGTTTCTCCAAGCTTTGAATATTTTAGAGCGAAGTTTAGGAGAGAATCATCCTAATACTGTGAGAGTGCGTGAGAATTTAGCAGATTTACGCGATCATCTCTAA
- a CDS encoding allophycocyanin → MSIITKMIVNADAEVRYFTPGEMEQIKIFVQSSDRRLHLVKALTQSRDRIVKEAANQLFQKSPRLVSPGGNAYGKEMTATCLRDMDYYLRLITYSVAAGDTTPIQEIGIVGVRQMYRSLGTPIDAVAEGVRGMKSIAISMLSGEDATEVGAYFDYLINALN, encoded by the coding sequence ATGAGTATTATTACAAAGATGATTGTCAATGCAGATGCGGAGGTTCGCTATTTTACTCCTGGAGAAATGGAGCAAATTAAGATATTTGTTCAAAGTAGCGATCGCCGTCTGCATCTGGTAAAAGCTTTAACCCAAAGTCGCGATCGCATTGTCAAAGAAGCTGCCAACCAACTATTTCAAAAAAGTCCACGTCTGGTTTCACCTGGTGGCAATGCTTATGGCAAAGAGATGACTGCCACCTGTTTGCGGGATATGGATTACTATCTGCGCTTGATTACCTACAGCGTTGCAGCAGGAGATACGACTCCAATTCAAGAGATCGGGATTGTGGGTGTTCGCCAAATGTACAGATCTTTGGGTACTCCCATTGATGCTGTTGCTGAAGGTGTTCGTGGAATGAAAAGTATCGCCATCTCGATGTTATCGGGGGAAGACGCTACGGAAGTTGGTGCTTATTTTGACTACCTAATTAATGCTCTCAATTAG
- a CDS encoding NACHT domain-containing NTPase has protein sequence MVKRSLQASLTGIQEAKRAFVRKGWTQENLAFEVNLKTRQPIWRFFSGRPVERHIFMEICSILEVNWREIAADPPAEFVDPLEVAQVPVRDIDVLVQQVRSQCQEKIQDQCGILQLLDIGHPVAIDDIYIDVNILEEIPSQQWLDISNLQNINPQEFDRFGLGEIEQKQIPGMQAIETYSKLRVLGKPGVGKTTFLQHLAIQCNRGVFAANLVPVFIVLRNFAEESRNIGDFSLLNYIRSCFLTSRILDPSIIETLLDAGRVLLLLDGMDEVLNQESNAVLREIRRFSDKYHKNRYVATCRTAAQKLTLRGFTDVEIAPFTQEQIITFAQKWFAAFSKTGHKAGQVQSVQFIQKLDLPENWQFRQLVITPLFLHLACWVFHGQEKFPTKRTEFYKQGLDLLLGKWDEARGVERDDVYRGFLLPQKLKLLSQIAAVTFEEGQYFFEQRVIEQYIGDYIRNLPEFPMEPEELQLESEAVLKAIEAQHGLLTERARGIFSFSYLAFQEYFTARKIVASHNLQALEQALGGLVSHITDPHWREIFLLTAAMLRSADGLMQLMKQHIDALVAQDPYLQEFLTWASQKSLTTPKQPQVASARAFYLALAQNPHTAAHFALACTLDQGMFLDAALDDLLLECAIDHSQDFAYAHACGDALGNILGIVLDAGLHKSLQQLREQLPSPNQNQEKFQLWWQAHSEAWVEQLKTTIIKYRDINHHWQFSQQQQQALQRYYDANQLLLDCLNSNCEVTAAIREEIEATLLLPTKELEDREWQ, from the coding sequence ATGGTTAAGCGATCGCTCCAAGCATCACTTACCGGGATTCAAGAGGCGAAAAGAGCTTTTGTCCGCAAGGGGTGGACTCAGGAAAATTTAGCTTTTGAAGTCAACTTAAAGACTCGACAACCAATTTGGCGATTTTTCAGTGGTCGCCCGGTTGAACGTCATATATTTATGGAAATTTGTTCCATATTAGAAGTAAATTGGCGAGAAATAGCTGCTGACCCCCCGGCGGAATTTGTAGATCCGCTCGAAGTTGCCCAGGTTCCGGTTCGAGATATTGATGTCTTAGTTCAACAAGTGCGATCGCAATGCCAGGAAAAAATTCAAGACCAGTGCGGTATCTTGCAGTTATTAGATATTGGTCATCCCGTGGCGATCGATGACATATACATTGATGTCAATATTCTGGAAGAAATTCCCAGCCAACAGTGGCTAGATATCTCTAACCTACAAAACATTAATCCACAAGAATTTGACCGCTTTGGCTTAGGTGAGATTGAGCAAAAACAAATACCAGGTATGCAAGCAATTGAAACTTACTCCAAGCTCAGGGTGTTGGGTAAGCCAGGAGTAGGTAAAACCACTTTCTTGCAACATCTGGCTATTCAGTGTAACCGAGGCGTATTTGCAGCAAATCTGGTTCCTGTTTTCATCGTATTGAGGAATTTTGCGGAAGAGTCTAGGAATATTGGCGATTTTAGCCTATTAAACTACATTCGCTCCTGTTTTCTCACGTCTAGAATTTTAGACCCCTCAATCATTGAAACCTTGCTTGATGCAGGTAGAGTTTTACTGCTGCTTGATGGGATGGATGAAGTTCTTAACCAAGAGAGTAATGCTGTCTTAAGGGAAATTCGCAGATTTTCAGACAAGTATCACAAAAATCGGTATGTCGCAACCTGTAGAACTGCGGCTCAAAAGCTCACGCTCCGAGGCTTTACCGATGTTGAAATTGCCCCGTTTACCCAAGAGCAAATCATCACCTTCGCTCAAAAATGGTTTGCAGCATTCAGCAAAACAGGTCATAAAGCTGGGCAAGTGCAGTCTGTTCAGTTTATTCAAAAGCTGGACTTACCTGAAAACTGGCAATTTCGCCAACTCGTGATCACACCCCTATTTCTGCATCTTGCCTGCTGGGTGTTCCATGGTCAGGAAAAATTTCCCACTAAGCGGACTGAGTTTTATAAGCAAGGGTTAGATCTGCTTTTGGGTAAATGGGATGAAGCTAGAGGGGTTGAAAGGGATGATGTTTACCGAGGATTTTTATTACCACAAAAGCTGAAGTTGTTGAGCCAAATCGCGGCAGTGACGTTTGAAGAGGGTCAGTACTTCTTTGAGCAACGTGTCATTGAGCAATACATTGGTGACTATATTCGTAATTTACCTGAGTTCCCAATGGAGCCAGAGGAACTGCAACTAGAAAGTGAAGCGGTGCTGAAGGCAATAGAAGCCCAACATGGGTTATTGACAGAACGAGCGCGGGGAATTTTCTCTTTCTCCTATCTAGCATTTCAAGAATACTTCACAGCCAGAAAAATCGTTGCTAGTCATAACCTACAAGCATTGGAGCAAGCTTTGGGAGGGTTAGTCAGCCACATCACTGACCCTCACTGGCGCGAAATCTTTTTATTGACAGCCGCCATGCTTCGGAGTGCAGATGGGTTGATGCAGTTGATGAAGCAACATATTGATGCTCTGGTTGCCCAAGACCCTTACCTACAAGAGTTTTTGACGTGGGCAAGCCAAAAATCCCTTACTACTCCTAAGCAACCACAGGTTGCGAGTGCCCGTGCATTTTACCTTGCCCTTGCCCAGAATCCGCACACAGCTGCTCACTTTGCCTTAGCCTGTACCCTCGACCAGGGGATGTTTCTGGATGCGGCATTAGATGATCTACTACTAGAGTGCGCGATCGACCACAGTCAAGATTTTGCCTATGCTCATGCTTGTGGAGATGCTCTGGGCAATATTCTAGGCATTGTTCTGGATGCTGGACTGCATAAATCTCTGCAACAACTTAGGGAGCAATTGCCGAGTCCAAATCAAAACCAAGAAAAATTTCAGCTCTGGTGGCAGGCACATTCAGAAGCTTGGGTGGAACAGTTAAAAACGACAATCATTAAGTATCGTGATATTAACCATCACTGGCAGTTTAGCCAACAGCAACAACAAGCGCTGCAACGCTACTACGACGCTAATCAGCTACTACTCGATTGCCTGAATAGCAATTGTGAAGTGACTGCTGCTATTAGGGAGGAAATTGAAGCAACTTTACTATTGCCGACTAAGGAACTTGAAGATCGGGAATGGCAATAG
- the ftsH4 gene encoding ATP-dependent zinc metalloprotease FtsH, protein MAIKEQPNLNPSRLFGNIFLALSALFLFINFILPFFLGPQIPGVPYSLFIHQVQVGEVERVQIGQNQIQFQLKTVDETAGQVFSTTPIFDLGLPKLLEEKGIEFAAAPLPKNAWLGNVLGWVIPPLIFVAIWQFFVRRSGGGPQGVLSIGKSKAKVYVEGESGKITFADVAGVEEAKTELVEVVDFLKTPARYTQIGARIPKGVLLVGPPGTGKTLLAKAVAGEAGVPFFSISGSEFVELFVGVGSSRVRDLFEQAKKQAPCIVFIDELDAIGKSRSSGGFYGGNDEREQTLNQLLAEMDGFSVEDATVIVLAATNRPEVLDPALLRPGRFDRQVLVDRPELSGREAILKIHARKVKLGEDVNLKAIATRTPGFAGADLANLVNEAALLAARNQRQTVAQSDFAEAIERVVAGLEKKSRVLNEKEKKIVAYHEVGHALVGSLMTTSGRVEKISIVPRGMAALGYTLQLPTEDRFLIDEAELRGQIATLLGGRSAEEIVFNSITTGAANDLQRATDLAERMVTTYGMSKILGPQAYQQGQQPMFLGDGMSNPRRMMSEETAQAIDREVKEIVETAHQQALDTLKLNRDLLEAIATQLLETEVIEGEKLHSLLSQVQAVNNLTISDKPNLHLSGVNL, encoded by the coding sequence ATGGCAATTAAAGAACAACCAAATCTCAACCCTTCCCGCCTGTTCGGTAATATTTTTCTGGCGCTGTCAGCTTTGTTCTTGTTCATAAATTTCATATTACCTTTCTTCTTAGGTCCTCAGATTCCTGGTGTTCCCTATAGTCTGTTTATCCATCAGGTGCAGGTAGGGGAAGTTGAGCGAGTACAAATTGGTCAAAACCAGATTCAATTTCAATTAAAAACAGTTGATGAAACAGCTGGACAAGTATTTTCTACTACACCTATCTTTGATTTGGGATTACCCAAATTGTTAGAAGAGAAGGGTATTGAATTTGCAGCAGCGCCTTTGCCGAAGAATGCATGGCTTGGAAATGTTTTGGGTTGGGTGATTCCACCATTAATCTTTGTAGCAATTTGGCAGTTTTTTGTCAGGCGGAGTGGTGGCGGACCCCAAGGTGTTCTCTCCATTGGTAAGAGCAAAGCCAAAGTTTATGTAGAAGGAGAGTCTGGCAAAATTACCTTTGCAGATGTAGCTGGGGTAGAGGAAGCTAAGACTGAGTTAGTTGAGGTGGTAGATTTTCTCAAGACTCCAGCACGCTATACCCAAATTGGGGCACGAATTCCCAAGGGAGTGTTACTTGTCGGACCACCAGGGACAGGTAAAACCTTGCTGGCAAAAGCCGTGGCTGGAGAAGCAGGTGTGCCGTTTTTTAGTATCTCTGGCTCGGAATTTGTAGAACTTTTTGTGGGTGTGGGTTCTTCACGAGTCCGTGATTTGTTTGAGCAGGCAAAGAAACAGGCTCCCTGCATCGTGTTCATTGATGAACTGGACGCGATCGGCAAGTCTCGCAGCAGTGGTGGGTTCTACGGCGGCAATGATGAGCGGGAACAGACACTCAACCAGTTGCTAGCAGAGATGGACGGGTTTTCCGTGGAAGATGCCACAGTGATTGTGCTGGCAGCTACAAATCGCCCGGAAGTATTAGACCCGGCTCTGTTGCGTCCTGGTAGATTTGACCGTCAAGTGTTGGTCGATCGCCCGGAATTATCGGGACGAGAAGCAATTCTCAAAATCCATGCGCGGAAAGTCAAGCTGGGTGAGGATGTGAATCTGAAGGCGATCGCCACTCGTACTCCTGGTTTTGCTGGGGCAGACTTGGCTAACCTGGTAAATGAAGCGGCTCTGTTAGCAGCCCGCAATCAACGGCAAACAGTGGCACAGTCAGATTTTGCGGAAGCGATCGAGCGAGTTGTGGCAGGTTTAGAAAAGAAAAGCCGTGTCCTCAACGAGAAGGAAAAGAAAATTGTCGCTTACCACGAAGTTGGTCATGCTTTAGTCGGTTCTCTGATGACTACAAGTGGTCGAGTTGAGAAGATTTCTATTGTACCAAGGGGTATGGCAGCACTAGGTTATACGCTGCAACTGCCAACAGAGGATCGGTTTCTCATAGACGAAGCCGAATTGCGGGGTCAAATTGCTACCTTGCTTGGTGGGCGTTCAGCTGAAGAGATTGTGTTTAACAGTATTACTACGGGTGCAGCCAATGATTTGCAAAGAGCAACAGATTTAGCAGAGCGAATGGTGACTACCTACGGAATGAGTAAAATCTTGGGACCCCAGGCATACCAACAGGGACAACAACCCATGTTCCTGGGTGATGGTATGTCCAATCCCCGTCGGATGATGAGTGAGGAAACAGCGCAGGCAATTGATCGCGAAGTGAAGGAGATTGTAGAGACGGCTCACCAACAAGCTTTGGATACACTCAAGCTCAACCGTGACTTACTGGAGGCGATCGCCACTCAACTCTTAGAGACAGAAGTGATTGAGGGTGAGAAACTGCACAGTTTGCTGAGTCAAGTTCAAGCCGTAAACAATTTAACCATTTCAGATAAACCTAATTTACATCTTTCAGGAGTTAACTTATGA
- a CDS encoding chlorophyll a/b-binding protein, translated as MNSSMKNKQNIGLWGFTPQAELWNGRLAMIGFMSAILIEAFSGQGLLHFWSIL; from the coding sequence ATGAACTCTTCAATGAAAAATAAACAAAATATTGGGCTTTGGGGATTTACACCTCAAGCTGAACTTTGGAATGGTCGTTTAGCAATGATTGGGTTCATGTCAGCTATCCTAATTGAAGCTTTTTCTGGTCAAGGTTTGCTTCACTTCTGGAGTATTCTCTAA
- a CDS encoding biopolymer transporter ExbD → MRLQDDADIPAQINIVPMIDVIFAILTFFIMSTLFLTRSEGLPVNLPKAASAKQQQVPTKITVTVKEGGEISVNRQPARVENLKAQIQSLAGGNSEPIVVINADTKVEHGQVVAVMDQVRQVPGAKLAIATQKP, encoded by the coding sequence ATGCGTCTACAAGATGATGCAGATATCCCAGCACAGATTAATATTGTGCCGATGATTGACGTGATTTTTGCGATTTTGACCTTTTTTATCATGTCTACCCTGTTTTTGACTCGTTCTGAGGGTTTACCTGTGAACTTGCCCAAAGCAGCATCGGCAAAACAGCAGCAAGTCCCCACCAAGATTACTGTCACGGTGAAAGAAGGGGGAGAAATTAGTGTGAATCGGCAACCTGCAAGGGTAGAAAATCTCAAAGCCCAGATTCAATCCTTAGCTGGTGGTAACTCGGAGCCAATAGTAGTAATTAATGCCGATACTAAGGTAGAGCATGGGCAAGTGGTGGCAGTGATGGATCAGGTGCGTCAAGTACCAGGAGCAAAATTAGCTATCGCCACCCAAAAACCCTAA
- a CDS encoding energy transducer TonB, translating into MSVSSIAESQREQEIKSLKTFLALSLLGSFVFHIGVLASGIGNFLARTPDLEEEPIEITFVEPTPIETQPPVEAKLEKQPEVKPEIRKEEKVVVATPEPMQKVQPLKVERVQPEKPREVERVERVQPEKPVERNISREIQRERTVVNPNPVSVAKPNPENPSSDKLVGRLRGIRDSRATPTDNSSSNAISPLTSNSGNGVTVESGNGNGNGNGNSNNNGGDRLGIPSERRSRGIISSAPTQPRTPNIESGEPSSQLSSPRSGNGRAACRECNTSYPEQARRRGVEGRVEVAVDTDSQGNVTNVRVTKSSGSEELDRAHAEQARRWKLKPSESGRQGVNIATEYAIQGSRRHREVRERRQQREARERTREVATDTSNQREETPRRRRLEASLNNSEVATTRRRRRIETTSEETRRSVERSQTPVRERLSRRLRRNTEATRVTRSESTPSTPIRRRRREINQSNSDSGNRLRNALRRRRELPTAAPVAPAPPQPE; encoded by the coding sequence ATGAGTGTTTCTAGTATCGCTGAGTCGCAAAGAGAGCAAGAGATAAAATCCCTGAAAACATTTTTAGCTCTCAGTCTACTAGGTTCTTTTGTATTCCATATTGGTGTACTGGCTTCCGGGATTGGTAACTTTTTGGCAAGAACTCCCGACTTAGAAGAAGAACCCATAGAAATAACCTTTGTAGAACCGACACCGATAGAAACACAGCCACCAGTAGAAGCAAAATTAGAAAAGCAACCAGAAGTTAAACCGGAGATACGCAAGGAAGAGAAAGTAGTCGTTGCCACCCCTGAACCTATGCAGAAAGTCCAACCCTTGAAGGTGGAAAGGGTACAACCCGAAAAACCCAGGGAAGTCGAGAGGGTGGAAAGGGTGCAACCAGAAAAACCTGTGGAAAGAAATATTTCTAGGGAAATACAGAGGGAGAGAACTGTTGTCAATCCCAATCCTGTATCTGTGGCAAAACCCAACCCAGAGAACCCCAGCAGTGATAAGTTAGTGGGGAGACTGCGAGGTATCAGGGATAGCAGAGCAACACCGACGGATAATAGTAGTAGTAATGCGATTTCTCCACTGACTTCTAACTCTGGAAATGGGGTGACTGTAGAAAGTGGAAATGGGAATGGTAACGGTAACGGCAATAGTAATAACAATGGTGGCGATCGCCTAGGAATTCCTTCAGAACGTCGCTCACGGGGAATCATTTCCAGCGCACCCACCCAACCGAGAACCCCCAATATAGAAAGTGGCGAACCCTCCTCTCAACTCTCCTCTCCTCGTTCCGGAAATGGGCGAGCCGCCTGTCGGGAATGTAACACCAGCTACCCAGAGCAAGCCAGAAGACGCGGTGTGGAAGGTCGGGTAGAAGTAGCAGTAGATACCGACTCCCAGGGAAATGTGACGAATGTTCGTGTGACTAAATCCAGTGGTAGCGAAGAGTTAGATCGGGCACACGCAGAACAGGCAAGACGATGGAAATTAAAACCTTCGGAAAGCGGCAGACAGGGGGTAAATATTGCCACAGAATACGCCATCCAAGGTTCTCGCCGCCATCGAGAGGTTCGGGAGCGAAGACAACAACGTGAGGCAAGGGAAAGAACTAGGGAAGTGGCAACTGATACTAGTAATCAAAGGGAAGAAACACCCAGACGCAGACGTTTAGAAGCTTCCCTAAATAATTCCGAAGTTGCGACAACCAGACGCAGAAGACGTATTGAAACCACATCCGAGGAAACTCGCCGTTCTGTAGAACGTAGTCAAACCCCAGTCAGGGAGAGATTGTCACGGAGATTACGCAGAAATACAGAAGCCACCCGTGTTACACGCAGTGAGTCCACACCATCCACACCTATCCGCAGACGCAGGCGAGAAATTAACCAATCTAATTCAGATTCTGGCAACAGACTGAGAAACGCTTTGCGTCGTCGTCGAGAGCTTCCAACTGCTGCACCTGTCGCACCTGCTCCACCACAACCGGAATAA
- a CDS encoding fasciclin domain-containing protein has translation MADIVDTAVKAGSFSTLVAAVKAAGLVDTLKGTGPFTLFAPNDEAFAKLPQGTVEALLKDLPKLKKILTYHVVSGKVMASDVMKLKSAKTVEGEDVKIDTSHGVKVNNATVTTPDVAADNGVIHIIDTVLMPA, from the coding sequence ATGGCTGATATTGTTGATACTGCCGTTAAGGCTGGTTCTTTCAGTACACTAGTTGCTGCTGTGAAAGCTGCTGGTTTAGTCGATACTCTTAAAGGAACTGGACCATTCACTCTTTTCGCGCCTAACGATGAGGCATTTGCTAAACTTCCCCAAGGAACAGTTGAGGCACTACTTAAAGACCTTCCTAAGCTGAAAAAAATTCTTACATATCATGTTGTCTCCGGCAAAGTGATGGCATCTGATGTGATGAAACTGAAGTCAGCGAAAACAGTTGAGGGTGAAGATGTGAAAATCGACACTTCTCATGGCGTAAAGGTAAATAACGCTACAGTCACAACACCTGATGTTGCTGCTGATAACGGTGTTATTCACATTATCGATACAGTTTTAATGCCTGCATAA
- a CDS encoding MotA/TolQ/ExbB proton channel family protein, translating to MMLNRLFSAGGVVMWPLLVFSVVAVALIVERISFWYGITQRQSRVVREVLNLYRLDNVVGALDKLQQNADLPIARIFLAALELEEPTPEEFRLALESEAQAEIPVIKRFNNIFETIISLSPLLGLLGTVLGLITSFASLNIGDVGASKTSGVTGGISEALVSTASGLIVAIFTLLFANTFRGLYQRQIALIQEYGGQLELLYRRRYERGEEKSYASTR from the coding sequence ATGATGCTGAATAGGCTATTTTCAGCAGGTGGCGTGGTGATGTGGCCCCTGTTAGTATTTTCCGTTGTTGCTGTAGCATTGATAGTGGAACGTATCAGCTTTTGGTACGGGATTACCCAGCGCCAAAGTCGGGTTGTGAGGGAAGTACTTAACCTCTATCGTCTGGATAATGTGGTTGGTGCGTTAGATAAGTTACAACAAAATGCGGATTTACCCATTGCCCGAATTTTTCTCGCAGCATTGGAGCTAGAAGAACCAACTCCGGAAGAATTTCGTTTAGCTTTAGAAAGTGAAGCGCAGGCAGAAATCCCCGTAATCAAGCGTTTCAACAATATTTTTGAAACCATTATTAGTTTATCCCCCCTGTTAGGTTTGTTAGGAACAGTGCTAGGTTTGATTACTTCCTTCGCATCTTTGAATATTGGTGATGTGGGGGCAAGTAAAACATCAGGGGTAACAGGTGGTATTAGTGAAGCGCTGGTATCTACAGCTTCCGGCTTGATAGTCGCAATTTTTACCTTACTCTTTGCCAATACCTTTCGAGGATTGTATCAACGGCAGATTGCTTTGATTCAAGAATATGGTGGGCAGTTAGAGTTACTTTACCGTCGTCGCTATGAGAGAGGGGAGGAAAAGTCCTATGCGTCTACAAGATGA
- a CDS encoding response regulator — translation MYKFNRCPINLSSLQGLRVLIVDDNVDFCYMITLLLQLYGVEVQTAFLAQPALKIFRQWQPDVLLSDIALPGEDGYTLIQQVRTKAGERGEAVLAIAVTAYVDENMLQRALNEGFDLWLTKPLDIDEFLTMLACLVICQKSSSAIAQRILGNVPRQNELSLEKQFNLTFSSQHNFFETVSAYAQNHEQNYCKWESLICTNIIQHQDLKKIKQ, via the coding sequence ATGTATAAATTTAATAGATGTCCGATTAATCTTTCATCCCTCCAAGGGCTGCGGGTACTGATTGTAGACGATAACGTCGATTTTTGCTACATGATAACGCTGTTGCTGCAACTATATGGTGTGGAGGTGCAAACGGCATTTTTAGCCCAGCCGGCTCTGAAAATATTTAGACAATGGCAACCCGATGTCCTCCTAAGCGATATTGCTTTACCTGGCGAAGATGGCTATACACTAATTCAACAAGTCAGAACCAAAGCTGGAGAGCGAGGAGAAGCGGTGCTAGCCATTGCTGTGACTGCCTATGTCGATGAAAATATGCTTCAACGTGCTTTGAATGAGGGGTTTGATCTATGGTTAACCAAACCCTTGGATATTGACGAGTTCCTTACCATGCTTGCCTGTTTAGTGATTTGCCAAAAGTCTTCATCTGCGATCGCTCAACGGATTTTGGGTAATGTGCCTAGACAAAATGAACTGAGCCTTGAAAAGCAGTTTAATTTAACGTTTTCAAGTCAGCATAACTTTTTTGAAACAGTATCAGCCTACGCCCAGAATCACGAGCAAAATTATTGCAAATGGGAGAGTTTAATATGTACAAATATTATCCAGCACCAAGATTTGAAAAAAATCAAACAGTAG
- a CDS encoding pentapeptide repeat-containing protein, translating into MDANEVLRRYAAGERNFRQADWRGISLAKANLSGVDLTGAHLSNADLSGSYLTNANLNWAELRGTNFKGANLKGTKMPDGRTHNDYLESANYFSC; encoded by the coding sequence ATGGATGCCAATGAAGTTTTAAGACGATATGCAGCCGGAGAACGGAATTTTAGACAGGCAGACTGGAGAGGAATAAGCCTAGCTAAAGCCAATTTGAGCGGTGTTGATTTGACTGGAGCACATTTAAGCAACGCAGACTTAAGTGGCTCATATTTAACTAATGCTAATCTCAACTGGGCTGAACTTAGAGGAACCAATTTTAAGGGTGCGAATCTGAAGGGGACAAAAATGCCCGATGGAAGAACACACAATGATTACTTAGAATCTGCCAACTACTTCTCCTGCTAA